In Kitasatospora gansuensis, a genomic segment contains:
- the ruvC gene encoding crossover junction endodeoxyribonuclease RuvC, translating to MRVLGVDPGLTRCGVGVVEGSPGRPLTMLGVGVIRTPAEAEIGQRLLLIEQGLEQWLDTHRPELVAVERVFAQHNVSTVMGTAQASAVAMLCATRRGIPVTLHTPSEVKAAVTGSGRADKAQVTAMVTRLLRLAEPPKPADAADALALAICHIWRGAAHNRIAAAVASNPRTREYRR from the coding sequence GTGCGGGTGCTGGGAGTTGACCCTGGGCTGACCAGGTGCGGTGTCGGCGTGGTGGAGGGTTCGCCCGGCCGGCCGCTCACCATGCTCGGGGTCGGCGTGATCCGGACGCCGGCCGAGGCGGAGATCGGGCAGCGGCTGCTGCTGATCGAGCAGGGCCTGGAGCAGTGGCTCGACACCCACCGGCCCGAACTCGTCGCGGTGGAGCGGGTGTTCGCCCAGCACAACGTCAGCACCGTGATGGGCACCGCGCAGGCCAGCGCGGTCGCGATGCTCTGCGCCACCCGGCGCGGCATCCCGGTCACCCTGCACACCCCGAGCGAGGTCAAGGCCGCCGTCACCGGCTCAGGCCGGGCCGACAAGGCCCAGGTCACCGCGATGGTGACCAGGCTGCTGCGGCTGGCCGAGCCGCCCAAGCCCGCCGACGCCGCCGACGCGCTGGCGCTGGCGATCTGTCACATCTGGCGCGGCGCGGCGCACAACCGGATCGCCGCCGCCGTCGCGAGCAATCCACGGACCAGGGAGTACCGCCGATGA
- a CDS encoding YebC/PmpR family DNA-binding transcriptional regulator produces the protein MSGHSKWATTKHKKAAIDAKRGKLFAKMIKNIEVAARTGGSDPAGNPTLYDAIQKAKKSSVPIDNINRAVKRGDGAEAGGADYSTIMYEGYGPNGVAVLIECLTDNRNRAASDVRVAMTRNGGNMADPGSVSYLFNRKGVIIVPKADGVDEDKVFEVVLEVGAEEVNDLGDSFEVISAATDMVAVRTALVDAGIDYDSADANFVADLQVPLDVDGARKIFKLIDALEDSDDVQNVFANFDISDEVGAQLDAE, from the coding sequence ATGTCCGGCCACTCTAAATGGGCTACCACCAAGCACAAGAAGGCCGCGATCGACGCCAAGCGCGGCAAGCTCTTCGCCAAGATGATCAAGAACATCGAGGTGGCGGCCCGCACCGGCGGCTCCGACCCGGCCGGCAACCCGACGCTCTACGACGCCATCCAGAAGGCGAAGAAGAGCTCGGTGCCGATCGACAACATCAACCGCGCCGTCAAGCGCGGCGACGGTGCCGAGGCGGGCGGGGCCGACTACTCGACCATCATGTACGAGGGCTACGGCCCCAACGGCGTGGCGGTCCTGATCGAGTGCCTCACCGACAACCGCAACCGCGCGGCCTCCGACGTCCGGGTCGCGATGACCCGCAACGGCGGCAACATGGCCGACCCGGGTTCGGTCTCGTACCTCTTCAACCGGAAGGGCGTCATCATCGTCCCGAAGGCGGACGGGGTCGACGAGGACAAGGTCTTCGAGGTCGTCCTGGAGGTCGGCGCCGAGGAGGTCAACGACCTCGGTGACTCCTTCGAGGTGATCAGCGCGGCCACCGACATGGTCGCCGTCCGCACCGCGCTGGTGGACGCCGGGATCGACTACGACTCGGCCGACGCCAACTTCGTGGCGGACCTGCAGGTCCCGCTGGACGTCGACGGCGCCCGCAAGATCTTCAAGCTGATCGACGCGCTGGAGGACAGCGACGACGTGCAGAACGTCTTCGCCAACTTCGACATCAGCGACGAGGTCGGTGCGCAGCTCGACGCCGAGTAA
- the pdxT gene encoding pyridoxal 5'-phosphate synthase glutaminase subunit PdxT, which yields MSTPVIGVLALQGDVREHLIALAAADAIAREVRRPEELADVDALVIPGGESTTMSKLALLFGLMDPIRARVRAGMPVYGTCAGMIMLADKILDGRDDQETVGGIDMTVRRNAFGRQNESFESGIAFDGLGEEPVHGVFIRAPWVEEVGAGVQVLAELPAADGPDSRIVAVRQGNLLATSFHPELTGDHRVHEYFVRMVESAGR from the coding sequence GTGAGCACCCCCGTCATCGGCGTCCTGGCCCTGCAGGGCGACGTCCGTGAGCACCTGATCGCGCTGGCCGCGGCCGACGCGATCGCCCGCGAGGTGCGGCGGCCCGAGGAGCTGGCCGACGTCGACGCGCTGGTGATCCCCGGCGGGGAGTCCACCACGATGTCGAAGCTGGCGCTGCTGTTCGGCCTGATGGACCCGATCCGTGCGCGGGTCAGGGCCGGTATGCCGGTCTACGGCACCTGCGCGGGCATGATCATGTTGGCGGACAAGATCCTGGACGGCCGGGACGACCAGGAGACGGTCGGCGGCATCGACATGACGGTCCGTCGGAACGCGTTCGGCCGGCAGAACGAGTCCTTCGAGTCCGGCATCGCCTTCGACGGCCTCGGCGAGGAGCCGGTGCACGGCGTCTTCATCCGGGCCCCCTGGGTCGAGGAGGTCGGCGCCGGTGTCCAGGTGCTGGCCGAGCTGCCCGCGGCCGACGGCCCGGACAGCCGGATCGTGGCGGTCCGTCAGGGCAACCTGCTGGCCACCTCGTTCCACCCCGAGCTGACCGGTGACCACCGGGTGCACGAGTACTTCGTACGCATGGTCGAGAGTGCCGGTCGCTGA
- the pdxS gene encoding pyridoxal 5'-phosphate synthase lyase subunit PdxS, whose amino-acid sequence MSTTPITADQPQIGTARVKRGMAEQLKGGVIMDVVNAEQAKIAEDAGAVAVMALERVPADIRKDGGVARMSDPNMIEEIIAAVSIPVMAKSRIGHFVEAQVLQSLGVDYIDESEVLTPADEVNHSDKFAFTTPFVCGATNLGEALRRIAEGAAMIRSKGEAGTGNVVEAVRHLRQIKNEIARLRGYDNNELYAAAKELRAPYELVKEVAELGKLPVVLFSAGGVATPADAALMRQLGAEGVFVGSGIFKSGDPAKRAAAIVKATTFYDDPKIIADASRNLGEAMVGINCDTLPESERYANRGW is encoded by the coding sequence GTGTCCACCACCCCCATCACCGCTGACCAGCCGCAGATCGGCACCGCCCGCGTGAAGCGCGGAATGGCCGAGCAGCTCAAGGGCGGTGTGATCATGGACGTGGTCAACGCCGAGCAGGCGAAGATCGCCGAGGACGCCGGTGCCGTGGCCGTCATGGCCCTGGAGCGGGTGCCCGCCGACATCCGCAAGGACGGCGGCGTGGCCCGGATGTCCGACCCGAACATGATCGAGGAGATCATCGCCGCGGTCTCCATCCCGGTCATGGCCAAGTCCCGGATCGGCCACTTCGTCGAGGCCCAGGTCCTGCAGTCGCTCGGCGTCGACTACATCGACGAGTCCGAGGTGCTGACCCCGGCCGACGAGGTCAACCACTCGGACAAGTTCGCCTTCACCACCCCGTTCGTCTGCGGCGCCACCAACCTCGGTGAGGCGCTGCGCCGGATCGCCGAGGGTGCGGCCATGATCCGCTCCAAGGGCGAGGCCGGCACCGGCAACGTGGTCGAGGCCGTCCGCCACCTGCGCCAGATCAAGAACGAGATCGCCCGCCTGCGCGGCTACGACAACAACGAGCTGTACGCGGCGGCGAAGGAGCTGCGCGCTCCGTACGAGCTGGTCAAGGAGGTCGCCGAGCTCGGCAAGCTCCCGGTGGTGCTGTTCTCCGCCGGTGGTGTGGCCACCCCGGCCGACGCCGCGCTGATGCGTCAGCTCGGTGCCGAGGGTGTCTTCGTCGGCTCCGGCATCTTCAAGTCGGGCGACCCGGCCAAGCGCGCCGCCGCCATCGTGAAGGCCACCACCTTCTACGACGACCCGAAGATCATCGCGGACGCGTCCCGCAACCTGGGCGAGGCCATGGTCGGCATCAACTGCGACACCCTCCCCGAGAGCGAGCGGTACGCCAACCGCGGCTGGTAG
- a CDS encoding 5-carboxymethyl-2-hydroxymuconate Delta-isomerase, with amino-acid sequence MPQILVDYSAELDFDREGFAKELHPVIAEVIDTEVAACKSVFRPAGEYVLGDGASGEVFVLVEIKILAGRSPEQRAELTRRTLALLERYVTVPLAYGVEVTELDRATYRFGHLAAR; translated from the coding sequence ATGCCGCAGATACTTGTCGACTATTCGGCTGAGCTCGACTTCGATCGGGAGGGCTTCGCCAAGGAGCTGCATCCGGTGATCGCCGAGGTGATCGACACCGAGGTGGCGGCCTGCAAGTCGGTGTTCCGGCCGGCCGGGGAGTACGTGCTCGGTGACGGGGCGTCGGGTGAGGTGTTCGTGCTGGTGGAGATCAAGATCCTGGCGGGGCGGAGCCCCGAGCAGCGGGCCGAGCTGACCCGGCGGACGCTGGCGCTGCTGGAGCGGTATGTGACGGTGCCGCTGGCGTACGGGGTCGAGGTCACCGAGCTGGACCGGGCCACGTATCGCTTCGGGCACCTCGCGGCGCGGTAG
- a CDS encoding glycosyltransferase family 4 protein, translating to MKIGIVCPYDWDVPGGVQFHIRDLAEHLIALGHQVSVLAPAEDESALPPYVVSAGRAVAVPYNGSVARLSFGILSAARVRRWLSDGQFDILHVHEPSSPSLSILAAWSASGPMVATFHTSNPRSRAMIAASPILQPGLEKISARIAVSEYARRTLVEHLGGDAVVIPNGVDVRFFADAEPDERWQGGAADGGPGTIGFIGRINEPRKGLPTLLAALPKILAARPGVRLLVAGKGDEEEAVADLAPEVRAQIEFLGMVTDQEKARLLRSVDLYVAPNTGGESFGIILVEAMSAGAPVLASDLDAFKQVLDGGDAGELFPVEDAGALAEAAVRLLADPKRLTELREAASRHVRRFDWSTVGAEILSVYETVTDGMPPVAEDVRGGWRERLGLARD from the coding sequence ATGAAGATCGGCATCGTCTGCCCGTACGACTGGGACGTGCCCGGTGGGGTGCAGTTCCACATCCGCGACCTGGCCGAGCACCTGATCGCCCTCGGGCACCAGGTCTCGGTGCTGGCCCCGGCCGAGGACGAGTCGGCGCTGCCGCCGTACGTGGTCTCGGCGGGGCGCGCGGTGGCCGTGCCGTACAACGGCTCGGTGGCCCGGCTGAGCTTCGGCATCCTGTCGGCGGCCCGGGTCAGGCGCTGGCTGAGTGACGGTCAGTTCGACATCCTGCACGTGCACGAGCCGTCCTCGCCGAGCCTGTCGATACTGGCCGCCTGGTCGGCCTCCGGGCCGATGGTCGCCACCTTCCACACCTCCAACCCGCGCTCGCGGGCGATGATCGCGGCCTCGCCGATCCTGCAGCCGGGCCTGGAGAAGATAAGCGCCCGGATCGCGGTCAGCGAGTACGCCCGCCGCACCCTGGTCGAGCACCTGGGCGGCGACGCGGTGGTGATCCCGAACGGGGTGGACGTCCGGTTCTTCGCGGACGCCGAGCCGGACGAGCGCTGGCAGGGCGGCGCGGCCGACGGCGGGCCCGGCACGATCGGCTTCATCGGCCGGATCAACGAGCCGCGCAAGGGGCTGCCCACGCTGCTCGCGGCGCTGCCCAAGATCCTGGCCGCCCGGCCCGGTGTGCGGCTGCTGGTCGCGGGCAAGGGCGACGAGGAGGAGGCGGTGGCCGACCTCGCTCCCGAGGTGCGGGCGCAGATCGAGTTCCTCGGCATGGTGACCGACCAGGAGAAGGCCCGGCTGCTGCGCAGCGTCGACCTGTACGTGGCGCCGAACACCGGCGGCGAGAGCTTCGGCATCATCCTGGTCGAGGCGATGTCGGCGGGCGCACCGGTGCTGGCCAGCGACCTGGACGCGTTCAAGCAGGTGCTGGACGGCGGCGACGCGGGGGAACTGTTCCCGGTCGAGGACGCCGGGGCGCTGGCCGAGGCGGCGGTCCGGCTGCTGGCCGACCCCAAGCGGCTGACCGAGCTGCGGGAGGCCGCGTCGCGGCACGTCCGCAGGTTCGACTGGTCCACCGTGGGGGCGGAGATCCTGTCGGTGTACGAGACGGTGACGGACGGCATGCCGCCGGTCGCCGAGGACGTCCGGGGCGGCTGGCGGGAGCGGCTCGGTCTCGCCCGGGACTAG